One Synergistaceae bacterium DZ-S4 genomic region harbors:
- the gltA gene encoding NADPH-dependent glutamate synthase — protein MAVTFSKWKTPIKEQDPGVRRSNFGEVCLGYSVKEGMKESERCLQCKTKPCVAGCPVAIDIPGFIKCIRDGDMAGAAEVLDKYTNLPAVCGRVCPQETQCEELCTVGKMPGFEPVAIGKLERLVADWKYAQEKAKTANAPVSAKGKVAVVGSGPSGLTVAGDLAKKGYEVTIFEALHAAGGVLIYGIPEFRLPKSIVKMEIEAMQDLGVKIECNAVVGKNITMQEIMEEFDACYIAVGAGAPHFQGVPGTTLNGVYSASEYLTRINLMHGYEFPNFDTPTKKFRKVVVIGGGNVAMDAARSAKRLGADEVTIVYRRSLKELPARIEEYHHAVEEGIIFKWLTNPTEYVNNGEGQLCGVKCIQMELGEPDASGRRRPVPVEGSDFFIEADCAIEAIGQGSNKVLLSTFPEMKLNKWGYIEADPKTGATSVPGVYAGGDIVTGAATVILAMGAGKDAAEAIDKYITEKKSK, from the coding sequence ATGGCAGTAACATTTTCCAAGTGGAAGACCCCGATAAAGGAACAGGATCCGGGGGTACGCAGAAGCAATTTCGGAGAGGTATGCCTCGGCTACTCGGTCAAGGAAGGCATGAAGGAATCAGAACGTTGCCTTCAGTGCAAGACGAAACCATGTGTGGCAGGATGTCCTGTAGCAATAGACATCCCAGGGTTCATCAAATGTATCAGGGACGGAGATATGGCAGGGGCGGCCGAGGTTCTGGACAAGTATACGAACCTTCCTGCCGTCTGCGGGCGCGTATGTCCGCAGGAGACACAGTGCGAGGAGCTTTGCACCGTAGGTAAGATGCCCGGTTTTGAGCCCGTCGCCATTGGAAAACTTGAGCGTCTGGTCGCGGACTGGAAGTACGCACAGGAAAAGGCAAAAACAGCAAACGCTCCCGTCTCGGCCAAAGGCAAAGTAGCCGTGGTCGGCTCCGGTCCCTCCGGCCTCACCGTAGCTGGCGATCTCGCCAAGAAGGGCTATGAAGTTACTATTTTTGAAGCACTCCATGCGGCCGGAGGAGTCCTCATCTATGGGATCCCCGAATTCCGTCTTCCAAAGAGCATAGTAAAGATGGAGATCGAAGCGATGCAGGATCTTGGTGTTAAGATCGAGTGCAACGCAGTCGTCGGGAAGAACATTACAATGCAGGAGATCATGGAAGAGTTCGACGCATGCTATATCGCAGTCGGAGCAGGCGCACCGCACTTCCAGGGCGTTCCGGGCACAACGCTCAACGGTGTCTACTCGGCCAGCGAATACCTTACAAGGATCAACCTCATGCACGGCTATGAGTTTCCCAATTTCGACACCCCGACCAAAAAGTTCAGAAAGGTCGTAGTGATAGGCGGAGGAAACGTTGCCATGGATGCGGCCCGCTCGGCAAAGAGGCTAGGTGCCGACGAAGTCACGATCGTATACAGGCGTTCCCTTAAGGAACTGCCTGCACGTATAGAAGAGTATCACCACGCGGTCGAAGAGGGGATCATCTTCAAGTGGCTGACGAACCCCACAGAGTATGTAAATAACGGCGAAGGCCAGCTTTGTGGAGTTAAGTGCATACAGATGGAGCTTGGAGAGCCTGACGCCTCCGGACGCAGGCGTCCCGTACCGGTCGAGGGAAGCGATTTCTTCATCGAAGCTGACTGTGCTATCGAGGCTATCGGACAGGGATCGAACAAGGTCCTTCTCTCAACGTTCCCCGAGATGAAGCTCAACAAGTGGGGATACATCGAAGCAGACCCGAAGACCGGCGCCACATCGGTGCCAGGAGTCTACGCCGGCGGAGACATAGTGACCGGAGCTGCCACCGTCATCCTTGCTATGGGTGCCGGCAAAGATGCTGCCGAGGCTATCGACAAGTACATCACTGAGAAAAAATCAAAGTAA
- a CDS encoding sulfide/dihydroorotate dehydrogenase-like FAD/NAD-binding protein, whose protein sequence is MFKIVSKQKIAPKEFDIWVEAARIAKHAKAGQFVVLRVDDHGERIPLTIADYDKEKGLIRLIFQVVGKTTAAMSCLNVGDCIKDISGPLGTPSEVEKYGTVLMIGGGVGIAALYPIIKELKMAGNKVITILGGRTSELVIMKEECAEYSDELIITTDDGSEGMKGVVTEAMKMVVERGEKIDRCWCIGPSIMMKFGTKAAKELGLPIIVSLNPLMVDGTGMCGCCRVTVDNKIFFACVDGPEFDGHKVNWDEFMSRLRQYKDEEKISMDKFEAEVGGPSWQ, encoded by the coding sequence ATGTTCAAAATCGTTTCTAAACAAAAGATCGCACCCAAAGAATTTGACATCTGGGTAGAGGCCGCGCGTATTGCAAAGCACGCTAAGGCCGGCCAGTTCGTCGTTCTTCGCGTTGACGACCACGGAGAGAGGATCCCTCTCACGATAGCTGACTATGACAAGGAAAAGGGGCTTATCCGCCTCATATTCCAGGTAGTCGGCAAGACTACGGCTGCAATGTCATGCCTCAACGTCGGCGACTGTATCAAAGACATCTCCGGTCCGCTCGGGACACCCAGCGAGGTAGAAAAATACGGAACAGTCCTCATGATCGGCGGCGGGGTCGGCATCGCCGCGCTCTACCCTATCATCAAGGAACTCAAAATGGCCGGGAACAAGGTCATAACGATCCTTGGCGGACGTACCTCCGAACTGGTGATAATGAAGGAAGAATGCGCTGAATACTCCGACGAACTCATCATCACCACCGATGACGGTTCAGAGGGCATGAAGGGCGTCGTTACAGAGGCCATGAAAATGGTGGTCGAGCGCGGCGAGAAGATCGATCGCTGCTGGTGCATAGGACCTTCGATAATGATGAAGTTCGGTACAAAGGCGGCAAAGGAACTGGGTCTTCCCATAATAGTATCCCTCAACCCACTGATGGTAGACGGCACAGGAATGTGCGGATGCTGCCGCGTGACCGTAGACAACAAGATCTTCTTCGCATGTGTTGACGGACCTGAGTTCGACGGGCACAAGGTCAACTGGGACGAATTCATGAGCCGTCTGCGCCAGTATAAGGACGAAGAAAAGATCTCCATGGACAAATTTGAAGCTGAAGTAGGTGGACCGTCATGGCAGTAA
- a CDS encoding glutathione S-transferase N-terminal domain-containing protein yields MEVKVFSTNTCPWCDKAKEYLSSLNVEYDVINVAGDKAAAMELVKKTRQMGVPVIQVGEKYIVGFDQLKINDALKEAGLLK; encoded by the coding sequence ATGGAAGTGAAAGTATTCTCTACAAATACCTGTCCTTGGTGTGATAAGGCGAAGGAGTATCTTTCGTCGCTCAACGTCGAATATGATGTGATAAACGTGGCCGGTGACAAGGCTGCCGCGATGGAGCTCGTCAAAAAGACGAGACAGATGGGAGTTCCTGTGATACAGGTCGGAGAAAAGTACATAGTAGGTTTTGATCAGCTTAAGATCAACGATGCGCTTAAAGAAGCCGGGCTGCTGAAATAA
- a CDS encoding glucose-6-phosphate isomerase: MEKLSISYNFGGALGCCGPSFEDFKKRNEGACAEAAEWLKVTPSVTEGHGWMDLPETDTTEIKKTAEWLKGYDSIIHVGIGGSALGNLMLNQTLLGDYYNRGGAKPKFHLADNPDPTKARAIWEEVKGGRVALVGVSKSGATAETMSQFLWFRNEMTILRGRADDDILVITDPEKGIFRSFAGSSGCKVMDLPASVGGRYSVLSAAGLISAAAVGIDIDALLKGAGIMKKILLENTSIESNPAWLASSLHYYHEKMGRPMAVIMPYSSRMAFFAEWFAQLWGESLGKEGRGTTPVRALGATDQHSQVQLYTEGPDDKFFTIINIKDHGDKICVPPVDCEALSLLSYLDNSEIGEMLGLEAMSTAAAIVKAGRPLVWIEMRKMDALTLGALIFYYEFMTAMTGKMMDIDPFDQPGVEQGKKYTYGLMGRGGYEKDAAEAKEWFRKISDFSLNI, translated from the coding sequence ATGGAAAAGCTGTCGATATCGTATAATTTCGGAGGGGCTTTGGGCTGCTGCGGCCCCTCTTTTGAGGATTTCAAAAAGAGAAACGAAGGAGCCTGTGCCGAAGCCGCCGAATGGCTTAAAGTGACCCCTTCAGTAACTGAAGGTCATGGATGGATGGACCTTCCGGAGACAGATACGACAGAGATCAAAAAAACTGCAGAATGGCTGAAAGGCTATGACTCGATCATCCATGTCGGCATAGGCGGCTCTGCACTGGGAAACCTGATGCTGAACCAGACCCTGCTTGGCGACTATTATAACCGTGGGGGGGCGAAGCCCAAATTCCATCTTGCCGACAACCCGGACCCGACAAAGGCCCGCGCCATATGGGAAGAAGTGAAGGGCGGAAGAGTTGCACTGGTGGGGGTAAGCAAATCCGGTGCAACGGCTGAGACCATGTCCCAGTTCCTGTGGTTCAGGAATGAAATGACCATACTCAGAGGCAGGGCCGACGATGACATACTTGTGATAACCGACCCGGAAAAGGGCATATTCCGCTCGTTCGCGGGAAGCTCGGGGTGCAAGGTGATGGACCTTCCCGCCTCAGTGGGAGGAAGGTACTCTGTCCTATCCGCAGCAGGACTTATCAGCGCTGCGGCAGTTGGCATCGATATAGACGCCCTTCTGAAGGGCGCTGGCATTATGAAAAAGATACTTCTTGAAAATACCTCCATAGAGAGCAATCCGGCATGGCTGGCTTCATCTTTGCATTATTACCACGAAAAAATGGGAAGGCCCATGGCAGTAATTATGCCCTATTCCAGCAGGATGGCCTTTTTCGCGGAGTGGTTCGCCCAGCTTTGGGGCGAAAGCCTTGGAAAAGAGGGCAGGGGAACAACGCCCGTAAGAGCGCTTGGGGCGACAGACCAGCATTCACAGGTACAGCTCTACACAGAGGGCCCCGACGACAAATTTTTCACTATAATCAATATTAAAGACCACGGAGATAAGATATGTGTTCCACCGGTGGACTGCGAGGCGCTGAGTCTCCTCTCCTACCTTGACAACTCCGAGATAGGCGAAATGCTCGGACTTGAAGCAATGAGCACCGCTGCGGCCATTGTAAAGGCGGGACGTCCGCTGGTATGGATAGAAATGCGAAAGATGGATGCTCTGACACTTGGCGCCCTGATATTCTATTACGAGTTTATGACAGCAATGACCGGAAAGATGATGGATATAGACCCCTTTGACCAGCCCGGTGTCGAGCAGGGGAAGAAATACACTTACGGCCTGATGGGGCGCGGCGGGTATGAAAAGGATGCAGCAGAGGCAAAAGAGTGGTTTCGAAAGATTTCAGACTTTAGCCTTAATATCTGA
- a CDS encoding sodium:solute symporter family protein, with protein sequence MSPLIYYLLAFGAYTISIILITGQSFAWKETRLSFYLGGRRFSSFPTTATFCATWMSPLSLVGYSMWLYSDGYVAFLASVNGWILGLLFFPFIVKRLRLKRVLSLPEWLEKTYGDIRVRKLVALTMIFLYTLYLVIQFRAFGIIVSYMLDIPSGFTSTSLIYLFVLYTTFGGYISVVRSDILNLFLIILGVTAAAAFSMPSGFSLNAAADVLLMKDHLDTVKSLSYSEIFSVFAIMLSWGLGVAGNPQYAVRILACRTEKDAYKTIAASPFIVGWIYICVTFFILVCRSYYPVITNLEETLSFAKLGQFLPPFASAALLVGVIAAAVSTANSQLLLAACSLCYDLFPIKMEEGSTDSLEYYEDRFLVINRIAITVIASAALFLSHAGLPGYLMLGRISWTLVAICFFFPLFLPSWIIKEKLFFVLSTALSVQCFFVFAAEISPENAMLAVLMLEALLFKMFKCSSLEMDSEITYQERQGSHAEQIQP encoded by the coding sequence ATGTCGCCGCTGATATACTACCTGCTTGCTTTCGGAGCATATACGATCTCAATAATTCTGATCACGGGACAGTCTTTTGCCTGGAAAGAAACACGGCTTTCTTTTTATCTGGGGGGTCGCAGATTCTCCTCTTTCCCTACCACAGCGACCTTCTGTGCCACGTGGATGAGTCCGCTCTCTTTGGTAGGATACAGCATGTGGCTCTACAGCGATGGTTATGTTGCGTTTCTTGCCTCCGTCAACGGATGGATACTTGGGCTGCTGTTTTTCCCGTTCATAGTCAAAAGGCTCAGGCTCAAGCGTGTCCTCTCTCTTCCCGAATGGCTTGAAAAAACATACGGAGACATAAGGGTCCGGAAACTCGTTGCGCTTACGATGATATTTTTGTACACCTTATATCTGGTGATCCAGTTCAGGGCATTCGGTATAATAGTCTCATACATGCTCGATATACCTTCAGGCTTCACTTCTACTTCCCTCATATACCTCTTCGTGCTTTACACGACTTTCGGGGGATATATCTCTGTTGTTAGGAGCGATATTCTCAACCTTTTCCTAATAATCCTGGGAGTGACGGCGGCGGCGGCATTTTCCATGCCTTCGGGTTTTTCTCTGAACGCAGCGGCAGACGTTTTGTTGATGAAAGACCATCTGGATACGGTGAAATCATTGAGTTATTCTGAGATTTTTTCTGTTTTTGCCATAATGCTCTCATGGGGACTCGGAGTAGCAGGAAACCCCCAGTACGCAGTCAGAATACTGGCATGCCGCACTGAAAAGGATGCATATAAGACCATAGCTGCGTCTCCGTTCATAGTGGGATGGATATATATATGCGTGACTTTTTTCATTTTGGTTTGCAGGTCTTATTATCCCGTCATCACAAACCTTGAGGAAACCCTTTCATTCGCGAAACTGGGGCAGTTTCTGCCGCCATTTGCCAGTGCAGCCCTTCTTGTCGGGGTAATTGCCGCGGCAGTCAGTACTGCAAATTCGCAGCTTTTGCTGGCAGCCTGCTCCTTATGCTATGATCTTTTCCCGATCAAAATGGAAGAAGGCAGCACAGACAGTCTCGAATATTATGAAGACAGGTTTCTTGTGATAAACAGAATAGCCATAACAGTCATCGCTTCGGCTGCGCTGTTTCTTTCCCATGCCGGACTGCCCGGTTATCTGATGCTCGGACGTATAAGTTGGACACTTGTGGCTATCTGTTTTTTCTTTCCGCTTTTTTTACCCTCCTGGATAATAAAGGAAAAACTGTTCTTTGTTTTGAGTACAGCACTTTCGGTCCAGTGTTTTTTTGTCTTTGCCGCTGAGATCAGCCCCGAGAATGCCATGCTTGCTGTTTTGATGCTGGAGGCACTTCTCTTTAAAATGTTCAAATGCTCCTCGCTGGAAATGGACAGCGAAATTACTTATCAGGAAAGACAGGGAAGCCATGCTGAACAAATACAGCCTTGA
- a CDS encoding ATP-binding protein: MLNKYSLETLMKWIFMSLAISMVALTLGARLHQSYAEKKKTAGEFGRELSVIYDERKYSLPKEIVMGQLGPFWRESLPDEKPELVINNGGEMLGFNLDLKSIIIALVEEERYLMLVGLLGLIAAVELAVLLSYMLTRPLRRLAWGCRQIAQGSRVKIRHNALSPYEFHELTDSFNEMASELERWKEVQRQVSRMDRLAALGEMISGLSHEIRNPLASIRIQLDLLRMELDVVSDSRGSDAENDISDAKEYISILDHEIDRLNRTVTQLLSFVRPRQPMMAKVLLDDVLPWCISMLKPQAEKEGIELITRKLDSGVTVQADNEMLQHVIMNLSLNAIQSMSSQESGGKKVLSIATGSSATGRGTNKFGMVRVSDTGPGIPAEIQHRIFDPFFTTRQDGTGLGLSIVQRIVDGIGGTLSLDTSSEGTIFNIFIPLAEDVPCGADLQPMEVRTDEHMDS, encoded by the coding sequence ATGCTGAACAAATACAGCCTTGAGACCCTGATGAAATGGATCTTCATGTCACTGGCTATCTCAATGGTAGCGCTTACGCTGGGTGCCAGGCTTCACCAGAGTTATGCCGAGAAAAAAAAGACTGCCGGTGAATTCGGCAGAGAGTTATCTGTAATATACGATGAAAGGAAATATTCTCTTCCAAAAGAGATCGTGATGGGACAGCTGGGACCTTTCTGGAGGGAATCCCTGCCGGATGAAAAACCTGAGCTGGTGATCAATAACGGAGGCGAGATGCTCGGATTCAATCTCGACCTCAAAAGCATAATCATTGCTCTTGTTGAAGAGGAAAGATATCTTATGCTTGTAGGCCTGCTCGGCCTTATTGCAGCTGTGGAACTGGCAGTGCTCTTATCTTATATGCTGACCCGCCCTCTAAGGCGCCTCGCCTGGGGATGCAGGCAGATCGCACAGGGAAGCCGTGTGAAAATAAGGCACAACGCGCTGAGTCCCTACGAATTCCATGAGCTTACAGACAGCTTTAATGAGATGGCAAGTGAACTGGAAAGATGGAAAGAGGTCCAAAGGCAGGTAAGCAGGATGGACAGGCTGGCGGCGCTTGGTGAGATGATCTCGGGCCTGTCGCATGAAATAAGAAATCCTCTTGCAAGCATAAGGATACAGCTGGATCTTTTGCGCATGGAGCTGGATGTTGTTTCAGACAGCCGGGGATCGGACGCGGAAAATGATATTTCCGATGCAAAGGAATATATTTCCATACTTGACCATGAGATAGACAGGCTGAACAGGACAGTGACCCAACTCCTCTCGTTCGTAAGGCCAAGGCAGCCAATGATGGCAAAGGTCCTGCTGGACGACGTTCTCCCATGGTGCATTTCGATGCTGAAGCCTCAGGCGGAAAAAGAGGGAATAGAACTTATTACCCGTAAGTTAGACAGCGGTGTTACGGTGCAGGCTGACAACGAAATGCTGCAGCATGTGATAATGAATCTTTCCCTCAATGCTATCCAGTCCATGTCATCGCAGGAGTCCGGAGGGAAGAAGGTCCTTTCAATAGCCACCGGCTCTTCGGCAACAGGCCGAGGGACAAATAAATTTGGAATGGTAAGGGTCAGCGACACAGGCCCGGGAATACCCGCTGAAATACAGCACAGGATATTCGACCCTTTCTTTACGACCCGTCAGGATGGGACCGGATTGGGACTCAGTATCGTACAAAGGATCGTTGATGGTATTGGGGGGACACTTTCACTGGATACTTCTTCAGAGGGAACGATTTTCAATATCTTCATTCCCCTTGCAGAAGATGTGCCATGCGGTGCCGACCTTCAGCCTATGGAGGTGAGAACAGATGAACATATGGATAGTTGA
- a CDS encoding sigma-54 dependent transcriptional regulator → MNIWIVDDEVNLANGLKKAFEKSGFSAKAVKSINELHHLLAAEIPAVIFLDQRLPDGNGIEVLPAILQQYPRCKVILMTAFGDSRLVVKAIQEGAYNYLDKPFPFDAAKNMLERAIESIRFRNQAEFLLSEGPNRLLGSSNEMHRIRDTILKIARHQDISVLLQGESGTGKEVAARMIHHASNCKGDFVALNCSAIPESLLESELFGYRKGAYTGADTDKQGLIEIADKGTLFLDEIGDMPLSLQSKLFRFLDQRSFRPLGSTKEKNVSLNLICATCIDLEKYVREEKFRKDLYFRISVIPITIPPLRERDKDVLELASFYLAEFSKRLGKSAAAFTDDVKDVFLNYFWPGNVRELRNLIERILILKENSDSTVRLADLPAEMLEMQQQGTAGIPAAHLCCGSLPETMDKIEREMIESALARCMGSRTQTAAELGISRFSLLRRMQRHGLD, encoded by the coding sequence ATGAACATATGGATAGTTGATGACGAGGTCAATCTTGCGAACGGGCTCAAAAAGGCTTTTGAAAAGAGCGGTTTCAGCGCGAAGGCCGTCAAATCGATAAATGAGCTCCACCATCTTCTCGCAGCCGAGATACCGGCGGTCATATTCCTGGATCAGCGCCTTCCTGACGGAAACGGGATAGAGGTTCTGCCTGCGATACTTCAGCAGTATCCGAGATGCAAGGTCATCCTGATGACGGCCTTCGGTGATTCAAGACTGGTAGTGAAAGCTATACAGGAGGGGGCATACAACTATCTGGATAAGCCTTTCCCGTTTGATGCGGCAAAAAACATGCTGGAAAGGGCAATTGAGTCGATAAGGTTCAGGAATCAGGCAGAATTTCTCCTTTCTGAAGGCCCTAACCGGCTGCTCGGCTCCTCAAACGAAATGCACAGGATCAGGGATACCATTTTGAAGATAGCCCGGCATCAGGATATTTCAGTGTTGCTGCAGGGTGAAAGCGGAACTGGCAAAGAGGTGGCTGCCAGAATGATCCATCACGCATCAAACTGCAAGGGTGATTTTGTTGCGCTCAACTGTTCTGCGATACCGGAGTCACTTCTTGAATCAGAGCTCTTCGGCTATCGGAAGGGAGCCTATACCGGAGCTGATACCGACAAGCAGGGACTTATTGAGATAGCGGACAAGGGTACACTTTTTCTGGATGAGATAGGAGACATGCCCCTCAGCCTTCAGAGCAAGCTCTTCAGGTTCCTTGACCAGAGGTCCTTCAGACCCCTTGGAAGCACAAAGGAAAAGAACGTGAGCCTCAATCTCATCTGTGCCACATGCATAGATCTCGAGAAATATGTAAGGGAAGAGAAGTTCAGGAAAGACCTTTACTTCAGGATCTCAGTCATACCCATAACGATACCTCCTCTGAGGGAGAGGGACAAAGACGTGCTTGAACTTGCCTCCTTTTATCTCGCAGAATTCTCCAAAAGGCTTGGCAAGAGCGCAGCCGCCTTTACAGATGATGTAAAAGACGTCTTTCTGAATTATTTTTGGCCGGGCAACGTAAGGGAACTCAGGAACCTTATCGAGAGGATACTCATCCTTAAGGAAAATTCAGACAGCACGGTGCGCCTTGCGGATCTTCCGGCGGAAATGCTTGAGATGCAGCAGCAAGGCACAGCAGGCATTCCTGCGGCCCATCTCTGCTGCGGATCTCTTCCCGAAACGATGGACAAGATAGAACGTGAAATGATAGAGTCCGCCCTGGCAAGGTGTATGGGAAGCCGGACCCAGACCGCAGCTGAACTGGGTATTTCAAGGTTCTCACTCCTAAGAAGGATGCAAAGGCACGGACTTGACTGA